The following nucleotide sequence is from Methylotenera sp. G11.
CAGAGTTTGATGCTACCCCGCTGACAACCCCCGCTACGCTTCCTGACCCATGTGTCACGTCGATCGCCAATTTGCTGACGGCAATGCCGCTCCATGTGCAGGGTGTCAATGATGCAACCGGCATTCCATCATGTCTGTCGGATGTGAAGGATGGCACGGATATCGTGGTGGTGCGGCGCGCGTCCACTTGTGTTGCCGGTGTTGCGGGCTGCCCTGCGTTTGTCGATGGCGAGCCGTATTTCCAGGCCTCTTTATGTACGCCGACTGATGGCAGCGGTGCCGAACTTGCTCACGCGATCAGCACCGATGCCGATTATGCGGCATACCATTTTGCCTTGAGCACTTCGGCCGGTGACTTTACCCGCCGTAAAACCAGTTGTGTCGCGACTGATTTTTCGGCCATCCAGCGTTATTTCGTGCATATCTATTTTATTGCCAACAATAATGAGTCCGGCGACGGCATCCCTACGCTGAAACGGGCGGAACTGGGTGCCGGGGCGTTCAATATCGTGCCGCTGGTGGATGGGATCGAGGATATGCAGATTCAATATGGAATTGATACCGATGGCGACGGCGTGCCTAACAGTTACACATCGGCTCCGGCGGATACCACAGCCTGGCGCAATGCCATGTCCGCGAGCGTTCATCTGCTCGCACGCAATACAACAAGTACCCAGGGCTATACCGATAGCCGTGTCTACACCCTGGGCGATAAGGAAGTATCCGCGCCGAATGACGGATACAAGCGTCATGTTTACAGTACCACTGCACAGTTTGTTAATCCATCATGGAGACGGCAATGAGACAGTTCTCCATACCTGACAGGCAGCGCGGTGTAGTGCTGCCGATAGCACTGATCATGCTGGTGATGATGCTGCTGGTCGCGATCGTCAGTTTTAACATGGGACGCCAGAATACGATTATTGCCGGCAACATGCAGCATAAGGCTGAAGTGGTGAATTCTGCCAACCAGGCGGTTGAGGAAGTGATTTCTAAAACGGCTTTTATCACCAATCCCAGTGCGGCGCTGCCTGGTAATAAAGCCAGCTACGATGTCAACGGTGACGGTAAGAATGATATTACCGTGACGCTTAGCCCAGCGCCCTGTGTGAAAAAAGCGCAAATCATCAAGAATGCGGAGTTGAGCGTCAGCAATACGAATGATGCTGCATGTATCGTGGGCGCGGGCCAGAACTTAGGTGTAGAAGGCGCCGTCACTGGCGACTCCCTGTGTGCCAACAGCGTTTGGGAAATCAATGCTGTGGCTGTTGATGACGTTACCGGCGCCGGGGCAACGGTGACGTCCGGCGTCGGTGTGCGTGTGGCCGCTGACGATGCAAAAAATCCGTCAAGTACATGCCCTTAATTGAGAAATCTGCCATGAATAATACCTACAAGAAAATTCTATCCGCGCTGATGGCATTAAGCTTTGCGCTGAACCCTCTCGGAACGGTGGCGGAAGACATTGATATCTTTACCGGGGATTCCGCCGGCGTCTCCGAGCGCCCGAATGTGCTGATTGTGCTGGACAACACTTCAAACTGGGCAAGGCAGAGCCAGCAATGGCCGGGAGGGCTGACCCAGGGGCAGGCCGAAGTGCGTTCGATCAAGAATGTGCTGGATTCAGTTGGCAGTGACATCAATGTAGGCGTGATGGAGTTCGTGACCAACGGCAATGCCAATAATATCGGTGGTTTCCTGCGCTTTCCTATCCTGCCTATGGACGCTACCAACAAAGCCGCGCTGAAAGCCGAGATGGATGAAATATTCGGTGATATCAACGGCACGAACGAGAAGCGCAACTCCAACACGCCATACGGCAACCTGGCGTATGACATGTATAACTACTTTGCCGGCGCTAATGTAGGCAGTAATAGCAGCAGCCTGAACCCGCCTAGCGCCAGGGTGGATGACCGCGCCTACGATACCTTGTACAGCAACTTCAAGACGCCGCTTTCCAGTGCTACCAGCTGCGCCAAGAATTATATTATTTTTATCAGTAATCCAACTTCAAGTGGTCCTTCCAGTGACACTGCGGCAAATAAAGCGGAGTTAAGCGCATTAGGTTGTAGTACTGCTAATATCGCTCTACCCAATTTTAGTCAGATTACCACGCAGGCGACCACGAATCTAGGGAGTACTACGGCCTGCTATGCCAGCAAAGCAGCCTGCAGCACTGCGGTGCAGACAGCTTATGCAGCCACAGGCGACACCACGTATGACAGCAAGAGCTGCGGAGATGTGTACGTTCCGTCAGGTGCGTGTGCTTCCGGTACCCAGCTGTATTCGGTGCTGGCTACCGATAAGCAGGGCGAAAAAAACCTTGGCAGCTTGTCATCCTGCGTACAGTCCTCTTCGAAATGTACGGACGCGATTGCCGGGCAGTACGGTGCCCAGTGTACCGGCACCGGTGTTTCATGCTCCTGCACGAATCAGGTGACGACAGGTTGTTCAGGCACTGGCGGCCAGAAATATAACTACACCATCGTGCGTAAAAAGACCCTGACCGAAGTGACTCCCCTGGGGTATTCCGCGGCCTGTTATGCAAGTGCGCCGGCTTATACCGCTACCTCTCCGGACTACACGTCGCAATGTACGGTATTTGCCAATTATGCCAGCGGCAGTGGCTGTGCTTATGGCACCCCTACAAGTACCGGTGCGTCATCCTGTGCTGCCGGTACCTCGCAATACACGATTGTTGGCAATTCCACCATTACCTCTGCTACGGCGACCGGAACCTACGATACCACAGGCAAGGGCAGTGCCTGGCACCTGGATGAATGGGCGCGATGCATCTACCAGAAAGGGGTGCCTGTGGCCGGCGGTGATAACCAGACCGCTGCGATGTATACGATCGATGTCTATAATGCGCAGCAGAATAATGACCATACGGCACTGCTGATGAGTGCAGCCAGCCAGGGCGGCGGCAAGTATTTCGCAGCCACCAATGAGGACGCGGTGCTCAATTCACTGAAGCAGATTTTTGCCGAGATCCAGTCCGTCAACTCTACTTTCGCTTCAGCTTCATTGCCGGTGAATGCGACCAACCGTGCACAGAACGAGAACCAGGTGTTCATCGGGATGTTCCGTCCCGATCCTGGCATGAAGCCGCGCTGGTATGGCAACCTGAAGCGTTATCAGCTGGTTTTTGAAGGCGATGGTGTCACGGTGAACCTCGGTGACAAGAACGGTGCGATTGCCGTGAATAACCAGACCGGCTTTATCAGTGATTGCGCAGCCAGCTATTGGACGACAGATTCATTGCTGGATGCGGCTGACCCATCCAAAGGTTACTACTGGTCCAACGTGCCGGTGAGCCCCAGCGCTGCCAGCAAATGTTCGGGTCTGGATCCGGCCAAGGTCTATTCAGACATGCCTGATGGCCCTACCGTTGAAAAAGGCGCGATTGCTGAAGTGATCCGCAAGGGTAACAACCCTGCGGTCACAGATGCTACGCCGACCTGGGCGCCCAATCGCACCATTTACACTACGGATAGCGCATTTGGCACTGGCCTGAGCGCCCTGTCCGGTGCCAGTGGGCTTGATGCAACGCAGCGTGCATGGGCGGGCGGTGCCGATACGCAGAATGAAGACAGCGATACGGTGACCACTGCCGAGACCCGTCCTTCGCTACATGGCGATGTGGTGCATTCACGGCCGCTGCCTGTGACCTACGGCAGCGGCGATGGCGTGGTTTATTACGGCGCGAATGACGGCATGTTCCGTGCGGTGAGTGCCGAAACCGGTAAAGAACTGTGGGCACTGATGCCATTCGAGTTTGCGCAGATGAATTTCGTGGACAGGCTGCGTAACAATGCGCCGCTGATCAAATATCCAAGTACGGACATGACGATCACGCCAACACCAACGCCAAAAACCTATGGCTGGGATGGCTCTATCGGCATTGCGCAGAATAAGGAAAACACCAAGGTATGGATCTATCCGACCATGCGTCGCGGCGGGCAGATGGTGTATGCGCTGGACGTGACTGACAAAAACTCACCAGTCATCCGCTGGAAGCACGGCTGTTACAATGGCGCCTGCAGTTCCGGGTTCTCAAACATGGGGCAGAGCTGGTCTGCGCCAGTGGTGGTGCCTGTAGCCGGTTATGCGACTGAGAAAGTTGCGCTGTTCGGTGGCGGTTATGATACCTGTGAAGATAAAAACCAGAAATCGCCATGCAGCAGCGGTGGCAAGGGCGCCAACGTCTATGTGGTGGATGCGGGAAGCGGTTCCTTACTGAAGTCGTTCACCCATGAGAAGATGCATAGCGTCGTATCCGAGGTGTCGGTGGTCGACATGAATGCCGACGGTAAAGCGGATTACGGTTATGTCGGTGATACCGATGGTAATTTATTCCGTATCGATATGGTGACTGCGGCTGTTTCCGGCGGGGTGTCCAGTTATACCGCGCTTGCTCCCGGCTCATGGACGATACACCATATTGCCAAGGCAGAGGGTGGCCGTAAATTCCTGTTCCAGCCGGCTTTGCTGCCACTGGCTAAGGATGGCCGCGTTTATGTCGCCATCGGTTCGGGCGACCGTGAGCATCCGCTGGTATCCCATTATCCCTACAAAGATGACGTGACTAACCGTTTTTATGTCTATCTGGATAACCTGACGGTGACATCCGGCGACCCGGTTGACCTGAACAGCCTGGTGGACAAGACGGTAGATGCCGGATGCAGTTCTAGTTCCATCCTGCCGGATTCAGTAAAACCCGGCTGGTATATGGATCTGAACCAGTACGGCAAGGGTGAGCAGACCGTAACATCATCCATCATCCTGGGCGGGCAGGTGGTGTTCAGTACGAATCGTCCCATACCGCCGGCTGACGGTACCTGCTCGACGGTACTTGGCGAGGCCAGGGGCTACTGGGTTAACCTGTTCAATGCATCAGGCACGATCGGCCAGGATAGTGCGACTTGCGGCGGTACGCGGTCTGCTATTTTCGTAGGCGGAGGCTTGCCGCCTTCTCCGGTGACCGGTAATGTTTATATTGACGGTAAGCCTGTCACAGTCGTGATCGGTGCGGTAGACCATAATGGCGGCGCCAGCACCCCGATTTCACCGGGCAAGGTGGTGCCTGCCGTCAGTCCGATCCGTAAACGTATCTATCATAAAGTGAAGGGTATCGATTAAGCGGTGCCTCACTGCATGCATTAGGCTGTATCAATTTGAAACGACAGACGGCTCAAGAGAGCCGTCTGTCGTTTCAGGCTTATGCCGAGTATTCTGCGAGTAGCGGGTGCTTAGGTTTGTGGCTGTGTCATGCCGTTGGAACAGTGATGCAAGGCAGTTCTAAGACCTTGGCAATAAGACTTTAGCAATATAAGGCCTTGGCGCTCAGTGTGCCTGTCGTTTCAATCCGGCACGCTGGTTTTGATAGCGGCCGCGACCTGTTCAATCACGGTACCGTCTTTCTCGGTTTTGCGGATTCTTACCGGCAGGTACTGGTAGTCACTGGCAAGCCAGACCTCGGTTTTTTCTTCATCACCGCTGCTTTTCAGCAAATGCACCGTTTTGAGTTCGCCCAGCCCGGTTGCAACAGTGTCTTCGCCTTCAAAGCTATAAGCGTAGGTGCGCAGCCGCTTGCCGTTGGTCATGGTGATCTGCATGCTGTCGAGTGGCGGCACGAACATGAACTGGTACATGAAACTTAAAAAATCCTGCGTGCCGGTAACCAGTTTTGCGGTACTGTCGCCTTTGGCGCTATGCATGTGCAGGATATTGTTTGTCCAGTCAAAATTTGCGGTTTGTGATTTATTTGCATTGCTGCCGTACAGGTAGGAGTAAAACTCCGGTCTTAGGCCATCTGCGGTCACCGTGCCTTCGCTTTTTTGTGTCAGGTTGCCGAAGAACAGTGAAGCCAGGCCTTTGGCCTGTGTCGTGCTGATGATCGAATAACGTCCGTCAGCGTCAATATTGAAAACAATTTTGCTGACGCCGACAGCCGAGGTGTCGCCGCCGCGCAGGACTTTGAATTCCGTTTCTACATGCCGGTAGGCAGGCTTGGCAGGCACATCTTCTGCCGGGGCTGAAACGGTCTCTGAGGTTTCCGGGGGCTCTGTGGTGGTTGCCGGCGCATTTGCGGCTTCGCCAGTATCAGCAGGGGGGCTCGGCGCATTATCCTCTATTGGGTTATTTGCGTTGGCAGGTGCAGGCGGTTCTTCCGCAAGCGGAGGAGGAGGGATGTTGGCTTTGGGCGCGCGCTGTTCTGGTTTTGGCTGGGATGTTTTGCCGGCAGGCTGACTGGTACTTGGGGCGGGCTGCTGCTGTACCAGATGCATATCAAGCGATTGAGCGTCATCAGCCATCTGCGGCAGCGAGATCGAGAACTCGCTCAGGAATGCAATGTGCAGAAGTATGGAGCCGACAGCTGCCAGCAATAGCATCTTATGCTGCATCAGATGCAGTTTAAGGCGGTGAATTATTGGATAAATAACAGGTGGCCGCATGCTATGGTGGATTGGTTATGGATGGCTGCGTTCTGCCATCAAGCAGTTTAGCGGCGATCAGGCCGTTGATAAACCCGAAAAACAGCGCGGCCACAGCAAAGACCGGTATCAGGTAGGCAACGCTGGCATGCGGGATGAGCCATAAACGCACTATGATAAGTTGCCCGGCTATATGCGCAAACGCGGCGAAGATGCTTAAGCTGACCGCGCTGAAATAGCGCCTGGGCAAGTGCTGGGCTGCCCATAGCATAGCCAGGCTGAGCAGCGCCCCGCTCAGGCTGAGTGCAAATGCAGGCGACATGAACTGCCCGAGCAGCAGGCTGCTGGCAAATACGCGCAGTATGCTGACCCAGGCCGCTGTCGCAAAATCGTATTGCAGCAGCACATACAGTGTGACGATATTGGCGATGCCGGGTTTAACCCCAGGCAGCGGTGATGGCACGACCGCTTCAATCATGTGCAGAGCAATTGCAAAAGCAGCCAGTTTTGCAATGCGGTGGTCATCAATATTGGTCTGTATCTGCATGCGTCATTAAACCGTATTTAAGGAAATGCCCATCAGTAATTCAGCGAGTCATAAGGCTTCTGCGCGCCAACCAGTTCCAGGCTGATCTGGTTAGGCAGGCATATCGCCACCTGTCCGCTATGGGTGAGCCAGCCCTGATGCACGCAGTATTGATTATGACACGGTGACTTGGAAAATCGTACCTTACCCTGGCTAATGTGAATAACCGCGTCCCCGATAGCGCCATGAACCGTAATGTCCCGCTGCTGGTTCAGGTCATAGCTAGCCTGGATTTTATCGCCTACGCGGATCTGTATTTTGGAAGCCGGCTCATGTGACCATAAAGTCAGGAACAGGCAGGCGGTGATTGCGGCACTGAAAATAATGGTGAGCCAGTCACCGACCAGCAGGTGCCTGAAGGTCGTTTCAGGGGAGCGTAACAAGCTTAACATGGCGGTTATTATTCACTTCCGGGTCTAACCAGTCGAGTTTTTTGGCAAGTGCCTGACTTACAGCAATATTGGATTGCTGGTCGATCACCATGAAATATTGTATGCCAAGCATAGCGGCAGTGCTGGCTTTATCTTCAGCCGCTGCGATGAAAATGGGTTTGGATGCCACGTCAGACAGCACCCCGGCATTTTTCCGGGGTGGAATCAGCACCGTAACCGCCTGTGTATGCTGTACCGGGTAACCGTTGCGCGGGTCAATAATATGGCAGTAGCGTTTGCCATCCAGCATGAAATAGCGCTGGTAGTCACCCGAGGTGCCGATTGCCCAGCCATCTGCCAGCTCCAGCGTGGCAATCGCCGCCGGTTTGCGCGGGTGCTGTATGCCGACACGCCAGGGTTTGTCGCCATGCCGGCCAATGGCGATGATGTTGCCGCCTATGTTGATCAGTGTGTTTTTAACCTGCTGCCGGCGCAGATAGTCGGCAGCCATGTCCAGCGCATAGCCTTTGGCATAGCCGCCCAGGTCCAGTTTTACGTTGGGGTTGGTGCTGAAGGCGGTGTTGTCTTTCAACACAATGTCGGTCATGCGCGGCCTGGTTTTGAGCAGTGCTTCTATGCTTGCATCATCAACCCTGACCGCAGAAAACTCATCACGCTGAAAGCCCCAGGTGCTGATCAAGTGGCCGATGGCCGGATTGAACAAGCCTTGTGACTTCACCGACAGATCCGTTGCTTCCGCCAGCATTGCCGCAAGCTGCGGGCTGATGGTTACAGGCCTGGTGCCGCTTGCAAAGGCGGTGTTCAATGCACCAAGTTCGCTGGCCTGGCCTTTGCCGGCCGGTTTCCAGGCATGCAGCTGCTTGTGCAGGTTCTGGAAATCCTGCAATACCTGATTTGCCAGCAATCTTGCGCGGTCTTCGGGTTCACCGTAAATGCTGATATCGACCAGTGTGCCGAATACATAACTCTGTGTATGGTAAAGCGGTTCCTGCCTGAGTGCGCGCACACCGACTATGGCTAGAGCCAGCATGGCAATTACTAGCAGGCTGACCGGCCATTTACGCATAGGCCGGGCGTTATGCCGCCAGAAACTGCTCTAGCGCATCCAGCATCAGCCCTGCCGGATTGCAGTCGGTTTGCGCGGCAATTTCCACCATGCCGGTAGGGCTGGTGACGTTGATCTCGGTTAAATGGTCACCGATC
It contains:
- a CDS encoding PilW family protein yields the protein MHASRLRSRQAGLSLVELMVAVTISLLVLTALSAIFISSSRSRNEMQKSTQQQESGRYAAELLADNLKMAGYLAEFDATPLTTPATLPDPCVTSIANLLTAMPLHVQGVNDATGIPSCLSDVKDGTDIVVVRRASTCVAGVAGCPAFVDGEPYFQASLCTPTDGSGAELAHAISTDADYAAYHFALSTSAGDFTRRKTSCVATDFSAIQRYFVHIYFIANNNESGDGIPTLKRAELGAGAFNIVPLVDGIEDMQIQYGIDTDGDGVPNSYTSAPADTTAWRNAMSASVHLLARNTTSTQGYTDSRVYTLGDKEVSAPNDGYKRHVYSTTAQFVNPSWRRQ
- a CDS encoding pilus assembly PilX family protein, yielding MRQFSIPDRQRGVVLPIALIMLVMMLLVAIVSFNMGRQNTIIAGNMQHKAEVVNSANQAVEEVISKTAFITNPSAALPGNKASYDVNGDGKNDITVTLSPAPCVKKAQIIKNAELSVSNTNDAACIVGAGQNLGVEGAVTGDSLCANSVWEINAVAVDDVTGAGATVTSGVGVRVAADDAKNPSSTCP
- a CDS encoding pilus assembly protein, which encodes MNNTYKKILSALMALSFALNPLGTVAEDIDIFTGDSAGVSERPNVLIVLDNTSNWARQSQQWPGGLTQGQAEVRSIKNVLDSVGSDINVGVMEFVTNGNANNIGGFLRFPILPMDATNKAALKAEMDEIFGDINGTNEKRNSNTPYGNLAYDMYNYFAGANVGSNSSSLNPPSARVDDRAYDTLYSNFKTPLSSATSCAKNYIIFISNPTSSGPSSDTAANKAELSALGCSTANIALPNFSQITTQATTNLGSTTACYASKAACSTAVQTAYAATGDTTYDSKSCGDVYVPSGACASGTQLYSVLATDKQGEKNLGSLSSCVQSSSKCTDAIAGQYGAQCTGTGVSCSCTNQVTTGCSGTGGQKYNYTIVRKKTLTEVTPLGYSAACYASAPAYTATSPDYTSQCTVFANYASGSGCAYGTPTSTGASSCAAGTSQYTIVGNSTITSATATGTYDTTGKGSAWHLDEWARCIYQKGVPVAGGDNQTAAMYTIDVYNAQQNNDHTALLMSAASQGGGKYFAATNEDAVLNSLKQIFAEIQSVNSTFASASLPVNATNRAQNENQVFIGMFRPDPGMKPRWYGNLKRYQLVFEGDGVTVNLGDKNGAIAVNNQTGFISDCAASYWTTDSLLDAADPSKGYYWSNVPVSPSAASKCSGLDPAKVYSDMPDGPTVEKGAIAEVIRKGNNPAVTDATPTWAPNRTIYTTDSAFGTGLSALSGASGLDATQRAWAGGADTQNEDSDTVTTAETRPSLHGDVVHSRPLPVTYGSGDGVVYYGANDGMFRAVSAETGKELWALMPFEFAQMNFVDRLRNNAPLIKYPSTDMTITPTPTPKTYGWDGSIGIAQNKENTKVWIYPTMRRGGQMVYALDVTDKNSPVIRWKHGCYNGACSSGFSNMGQSWSAPVVVPVAGYATEKVALFGGGYDTCEDKNQKSPCSSGGKGANVYVVDAGSGSLLKSFTHEKMHSVVSEVSVVDMNADGKADYGYVGDTDGNLFRIDMVTAAVSGGVSSYTALAPGSWTIHHIAKAEGGRKFLFQPALLPLAKDGRVYVAIGSGDREHPLVSHYPYKDDVTNRFYVYLDNLTVTSGDPVDLNSLVDKTVDAGCSSSSILPDSVKPGWYMDLNQYGKGEQTVTSSIILGGQVVFSTNRPIPPADGTCSTVLGEARGYWVNLFNASGTIGQDSATCGGTRSAIFVGGGLPPSPVTGNVYIDGKPVTVVIGAVDHNGGASTPISPGKVVPAVSPIRKRIYHKVKGID
- a CDS encoding DUF3108 domain-containing protein, whose product is MQHKMLLLAAVGSILLHIAFLSEFSISLPQMADDAQSLDMHLVQQQPAPSTSQPAGKTSQPKPEQRAPKANIPPPPLAEEPPAPANANNPIEDNAPSPPADTGEAANAPATTTEPPETSETVSAPAEDVPAKPAYRHVETEFKVLRGGDTSAVGVSKIVFNIDADGRYSIISTTQAKGLASLFFGNLTQKSEGTVTADGLRPEFYSYLYGSNANKSQTANFDWTNNILHMHSAKGDSTAKLVTGTQDFLSFMYQFMFVPPLDSMQITMTNGKRLRTYAYSFEGEDTVATGLGELKTVHLLKSSGDEEKTEVWLASDYQYLPVRIRKTEKDGTVIEQVAAAIKTSVPD
- a CDS encoding Gx transporter family protein, which encodes MQIQTNIDDHRIAKLAAFAIALHMIEAVVPSPLPGVKPGIANIVTLYVLLQYDFATAAWVSILRVFASSLLLGQFMSPAFALSLSGALLSLAMLWAAQHLPRRYFSAVSLSIFAAFAHIAGQLIIVRLWLIPHASVAYLIPVFAVAALFFGFINGLIAAKLLDGRTQPSITNPP
- a CDS encoding NusG domain II-containing protein produces the protein MLSLLRSPETTFRHLLVGDWLTIIFSAAITACLFLTLWSHEPASKIQIRVGDKIQASYDLNQQRDITVHGAIGDAVIHISQGKVRFSKSPCHNQYCVHQGWLTHSGQVAICLPNQISLELVGAQKPYDSLNY
- a CDS encoding FAD:protein FMN transferase, whose translation is MRKWPVSLLVIAMLALAIVGVRALRQEPLYHTQSYVFGTLVDISIYGEPEDRARLLANQVLQDFQNLHKQLHAWKPAGKGQASELGALNTAFASGTRPVTISPQLAAMLAEATDLSVKSQGLFNPAIGHLISTWGFQRDEFSAVRVDDASIEALLKTRPRMTDIVLKDNTAFSTNPNVKLDLGGYAKGYALDMAADYLRRQQVKNTLINIGGNIIAIGRHGDKPWRVGIQHPRKPAAIATLELADGWAIGTSGDYQRYFMLDGKRYCHIIDPRNGYPVQHTQAVTVLIPPRKNAGVLSDVASKPIFIAAAEDKASTAAMLGIQYFMVIDQQSNIAVSQALAKKLDWLDPEVNNNRHVKLVTLP